The Setaria viridis chromosome 2, Setaria_viridis_v4.0, whole genome shotgun sequence DNA window GCCAAACAAATTCAGATCCCTTTGTTCGGTTCAACAAAACACCTGGAGAAACAGTAGCAATCCAGAAGATGAGTTAGAACCTGAATCCATATCACAACCAGTAGACCAAGTGTTCTATACATGTTCATGCTGAAAGGTTGTTAGACTAACCCGATGGGTCCGACTTTGGGCATCTCCGGAAGTAGGAGCAGTGCCTCCCGGCTTCTGAAGAGTAAGGAGGTGTTAAAATGTCCAGGATAGCACAGGGAGTGATGGCTTTGAAAGCATGTATGTTGCCGCCTTCTTCGGGATGAAGAACCATCGCTCCACAAGGCGCCGACATTTCACCATCTCTTACAACCTTCGCAGGCCTCACTGCAATTTACAAAAGAAAGTAGTGTGCATCAATTGATAGAAAGCACTGCACGGTCAGAGTCATGTGCTATATCTGAATACTGTTATATCAGAGGGCACTGGGCAGGTTTAACACCCAAACAAGTTTGGGTACCATATCAAGAGCATGACTTCTATACAGGTTTAAACAACTGAAAAGGTTAAATTAATCCGTTATCAAAATTCATCAGTAGTCATGATTAAGAAAACCTTACCTTTCAATAAATTAAGAGGTTCAGCTTTATCAATCCAATCATATGATTTGACATGCACTGTGCCGTATAAAACTTTGCTGAGCACAGTCATGCCAGGATGATTGTGGAGTGGAATGATGGATGATGCTGGTATGCAAAATATCCCAATCTGCAAAGACAACGTACATTCCACATGAGCAATAACAACCAAAACCTGCAGGCAAAAAATGAAGGATGACTGCCGAACACGGAACACTTGGATGCTGCAATGCAGAAAAAGATGTATGGGTAAAGATGTTAATGCTTACTGAGAAGCTTTTGCACTCATATATGTGACGGTATCTGATCGCAGGGCTGGAAGGAAAAACTCTTTTCTTACTCAGGGCTTGTGGACTccgccaaacacgtgcagcttGAGCTTCACACTCTAGTCCAACATCCgaaggtgtgatcttgtctggcAGGAAGTTTTGAACAATGTGAACAGAAGCCCAGAACAATACCGCGCTACAAGTATCTCATTTGTCTTTTAAATTTCTAACACGGTCTTTAAAATTCACAATCGATAATTCGATATACAATTTCAGTGGCAGAAAAACACATTGCGCAAATTTTATTCTGTCAGTAGAAGTTTGCTTGGTTCTTATCGATTTTGTCTCCTCCAGCTTTGATGTTCTGAATATCTGTAGCGATCATGGCCTCAAATATAGACCATtactttgtgattttggtgattaatatGACAACATGATCATTAACCCCAACATGCTTTGAAGGTATTATAGGTCCTAAGTAAGCAACCACAACCAAAGACAAGCAAAGAACCGAAGAAATCCAGAAAAACAGGCACCATTGGATGTTCTGATGGCCCCCAGAATAGCGTCGGAGCAAGCATCGGAGCAATTGATACGCTACAAAGAAGCTGAGTCAAACAcagaccatcggatgttccgacggCCTCTTTTTAGTAGCGTCGGAGCAATCGCCAGAAGTGAAGGGAGGAAACCCtagaccatcggatgttccgatgctagGTCAAGGGAAGCGTCAGATGAAACATATTTACTTCAGAAACTTCTAGAGAggttttgggaaaaaaaactcttcagcaccggatgttccgacggtgccatcggatgaagcgtcggatgaattttggATGAGTTAGTGAAAAACTTGGGCGTGGGAaggccaacggctagttgcaccggatgtttcGATGCATGCCAAAACAGACCATCGGAACGTCCGACGGTATactttaactagccgttggagcaacggctctttgagctcttaggctatttataccccctccactcgTCCATTTGATGATGCTGGAGTGTGCAGAAGTtcattggagatcaagactcatcaagaacacatccaagccaccaaaagtgctgaAGTGATTATTCAaagcttagcacaagcttaggagagtgattagtactaggataggcctagagagagggagagtgcaaggtgtgcctaccttgtgatcgGTTCTAGGAGTGAACCATAGTTGTACAAGGTATGCCggcaccttggagccttggtggctcgccgacAAGTCTTTGACCCTCCGGCTTGatgtggagcggcgtcgacgaccgtgtgtgtgtgtgtggggggggggggggggacatgGAGACCCCTTCCTTAGTGGAGACAACATCAAGGTGACCGGGGAACTTGGCGTGAGACTTAGTGGC harbors:
- the LOC117842390 gene encoding plant cysteine oxidase 5 isoform X2, producing the protein MPSTTMDAIQKLYEVCKVSLSEKGPLSSEAIDKVRVVLDKITPSDVGLECEAQAARVWRSPQALSKKRVFPSSPAIRYRHIYECKSFSIGIFCIPASSIIPLHNHPGMTVLSKVLYGTVHVKSYDWIDKAEPLNLLKVRPAKVVRDGEMSAPCGAMVLHPEEGGNIHAFKAITPCAILDILTPPYSSEAGRHCSYFRRCPKSDPSGVLLNRTKGSEFVWLEEYQPRDSFVIRRDLYTGPALEL
- the LOC117842390 gene encoding plant cysteine oxidase 4 isoform X1, whose translation is MPSTTMDAIQKLYEVCKVSLSEKGPLSSEAIDKVRVVLDKITPSDVGLECEAQAARVWRSPQALSKKRVFPSSPAIRYRHIYECKSFSVLVVIAHVECTLSLQIGIFCIPASSIIPLHNHPGMTVLSKVLYGTVHVKSYDWIDKAEPLNLLKVRPAKVVRDGEMSAPCGAMVLHPEEGGNIHAFKAITPCAILDILTPPYSSEAGRHCSYFRRCPKSDPSGVLLNRTKGSEFVWLEEYQPRDSFVIRRDLYTGPALEL